One genomic region from Solwaraspora sp. WMMD792 encodes:
- the coaD gene encoding pantetheine-phosphate adenylyltransferase: MRRAVCPGSFDPVTNGHLDIIGRASRLFDEVIVGVLINQSKAGLFTIDERISMLREVTGSYRNVRVASFRGLLVDFCRAQEAAVVVKGLRAVSDFDYELQMAQMNIGLAGVETLFMPTNPLYSFLSSSLVKEVAKWGGDVSAHLPEAVHDRLLARVTAPPTQQV; this comes from the coding sequence ATGAGACGAGCGGTGTGCCCTGGCTCTTTCGACCCGGTCACCAACGGACATCTCGACATCATCGGCCGGGCCAGCCGGCTGTTCGACGAGGTCATCGTGGGTGTCCTGATCAACCAGTCCAAGGCTGGCCTGTTCACCATCGACGAGCGGATATCGATGCTCCGCGAAGTGACTGGGTCGTACCGCAACGTTCGGGTCGCGTCGTTCCGTGGCCTGCTGGTGGACTTCTGCCGTGCCCAGGAGGCGGCCGTCGTGGTCAAGGGCCTGCGGGCGGTCAGCGACTTCGACTACGAACTGCAGATGGCGCAGATGAACATCGGCCTGGCCGGGGTGGAGACGCTGTTCATGCCGACCAACCCGCTCTACTCGTTCCTCTCCTCCAGCCTGGTCAAGGAGGTCGCCAAGTGGGGCGGTGACGTCTCGGCGCACCTGCCCGAGGCGGTCCACGACCGGCTGCTCGCCCGGGTCACCGCGCCACCGACCCAGCAGGTGTGA
- a CDS encoding cell wall anchor protein — protein MNRLKSPLRRALAIAAGATIGLAGIAALGAPAAATGNHKENFKLFVVTVTGEATCDAETGNWLVGWTVSQNKLEREELAKQDFQVKRDATVKEMSLSPDATTLDGFAKGAVIPTAGEGELTGTQVVPGDATEATLSVTAKWKFRVGGKVERTAVGSVTFDGECNKPTANPSATFASACDGSVVVTLVNGEGGTAPAKFTVTGAADFTESVTVQPAESTTVTVPAENASSIVVTEEGSEEPLAESAWTEPEDCVEPAEPEGIIESTCDQLIFTINNPEDGETITVDFVPNEGDTLTVTVGPGESGVAEFDAFEGLEVTPVVEGFEDESEAFAWELPEDCDTGGEGGGSLPVTGAAAGGLAAGAVALLAIGGVLFYLARRRRVTFTA, from the coding sequence GTGAACCGTCTGAAGTCTCCGCTTCGGCGCGCCCTGGCCATCGCGGCCGGCGCGACGATCGGTCTGGCCGGCATCGCCGCCCTCGGCGCGCCTGCGGCTGCCACCGGCAACCACAAGGAAAATTTCAAGCTGTTCGTCGTGACCGTCACCGGCGAGGCAACCTGCGACGCGGAAACCGGCAACTGGCTGGTCGGCTGGACCGTGAGCCAGAACAAGCTGGAGCGTGAGGAGCTCGCCAAGCAGGACTTCCAGGTGAAGCGGGACGCGACCGTCAAAGAGATGAGTCTCTCCCCGGACGCCACCACCCTGGACGGGTTCGCCAAGGGAGCGGTCATCCCGACGGCCGGCGAAGGCGAACTGACCGGTACCCAGGTCGTGCCGGGCGACGCGACCGAGGCCACCCTGTCGGTCACCGCCAAGTGGAAGTTCCGGGTGGGCGGGAAGGTCGAACGGACGGCCGTCGGTTCGGTGACCTTCGACGGTGAGTGCAACAAGCCCACGGCCAACCCGTCCGCAACATTCGCGTCGGCCTGTGACGGCTCGGTCGTCGTCACCCTGGTCAACGGCGAGGGCGGCACCGCACCGGCCAAGTTCACGGTCACCGGCGCGGCCGACTTCACCGAGTCCGTGACCGTGCAGCCCGCAGAGAGCACCACCGTCACCGTTCCGGCGGAGAACGCCTCCTCGATCGTCGTGACCGAGGAAGGCTCCGAGGAGCCGCTCGCCGAAAGCGCTTGGACCGAGCCGGAGGACTGCGTCGAGCCCGCCGAGCCCGAGGGCATCATCGAGTCCACCTGCGACCAGCTGATCTTCACGATCAACAACCCGGAGGACGGCGAGACCATCACCGTCGACTTCGTGCCGAACGAGGGCGACACCCTCACCGTCACCGTCGGCCCCGGTGAGTCGGGCGTGGCCGAGTTCGACGCGTTCGAGGGCCTTGAGGTCACCCCGGTCGTCGAGGGCTTCGAGGACGAGTCCGAGGCCTTCGCCTGGGAGCTGCCGGAGGACTGTGACACCGGTGGCGAGGGCGGCGGTTCCCTGCCGGTCACCGGTGCCGCCGCTGGCGGTCTCGCCGCTGGCGCCGTCGCGCTGCTGGCCATCGGTGGCGTGCTGTTCTACCTGGCGCGTCGTCGGCGGGTCACCTTCACCGCCTGA
- the rsmD gene encoding 16S rRNA (guanine(966)-N(2))-methyltransferase RsmD codes for MTRIISGRLGGRRIATPPGANTRPTSDRVREALFSTLGTMTDLVGARFADLYAGSGAVGLEALSRGADHVLLVESDARAARTVRANIATLGAGTGARLITAKVATALATPPDGGGYDVVFADPPYAVTDAELRTVLDGLVVGGWLAPHAVVVIERSARGPALTWVEGVTAERGRRYGETMLWYGRRS; via the coding sequence ATGACCCGGATCATCTCCGGCCGGCTCGGCGGCCGGCGGATCGCCACGCCGCCCGGCGCGAACACCCGGCCCACCTCCGACCGGGTCCGCGAGGCGCTGTTCAGCACCCTCGGCACGATGACCGATCTGGTCGGGGCGCGGTTCGCCGACCTCTACGCGGGCAGCGGCGCGGTGGGTCTGGAGGCGCTGTCCCGGGGCGCCGACCACGTCCTGCTGGTCGAGTCCGACGCGCGGGCCGCCCGTACCGTCCGGGCGAACATCGCCACGCTGGGAGCCGGCACCGGTGCCCGACTGATCACCGCCAAGGTCGCGACCGCGCTGGCCACGCCGCCGGACGGCGGCGGCTACGACGTGGTCTTCGCCGACCCGCCGTACGCGGTGACCGACGCCGAACTCCGGACCGTCCTGGACGGTCTCGTCGTCGGCGGCTGGCTTGCCCCGCACGCCGTCGTGGTGATCGAGCGGTCCGCCCGGGGACCGGCGTTGACCTGGGTGGAAGGCGTCACTGCCGAACGCGGGCGGCGTTACGGCGAGACCATGCTTTGGTACGGTCGGCGATCATGA